The Streptomyces sp. NBC_00454 DNA segment GGTCCGGCTGCTGGACCGGGTCCGGGCCCGGATGGTCGACTTCCAGGAGAGCACCGGCCACCTCTACAACCTGGAGGCCACCCCGGCCGAGGGCACCACGTACCGCTTCGCGAAGGAGGACCGGGCCCGCTTCCCCGGGATCCTGCAGGCCGGCACCGAAGCCAACCCGTACTACACCAACTCCTCCCAGCTGCCCGTCGGATGGACCGACGACCCCTTCGAGGCGCTGGAGCGGCAGGACGAACTCCAGGGCAAGTACACGGGCGGTACCGTCCTGCACCTGTACACCCCCGAGCGGATCCCGACGGCGGAGGCCTGCCGCAAGCTGGTCCGGCGTTCGCTGGAGAACTTCCGGCTCCCGTACCTCACGGTCACCCCGACCTTCTCCATCTGCGCCGACCACGGCTACCTGTCCGGGGAGCAGCCCGAGTGCCCCCACTGCGGCGCGGTGTGCGAGGTCTGGACCCGGGTCATGGGATACCACCGCCCGGTGTCCTCCTTCAACATCGGCAAGAAGGGCGAGCAGGCCGAGCGCGTCCACTTCAGGGCGGCGGTGTGAGCACCGCGGCGGCGCCGGGCCCGGACGTCCCCGCCGAGGTCATCCGGATCGGCGGCTGGTCGCGGCTGTCCACCTGCGACTGGCCGGGCCGGCTCGTGACCACCGTCTTCTGCCAGGGCTGCCCCTGGCGCTGCGGCTACTGCCACAACCCCGGCCTGCTGCCCGCCCGCGCCCCGGCCGCCGTCTCCTGGGACGAGGTGCTCGGCCACCTCGCCCGCCGTACGGGGCTGCTCGACGGGATCGTCTTCTCCGGCGGGGAGCCGCTGCTCCAGCGCGGACTCGCGCAGGCCGTACGGGAGGCACGGGCCCTGGGCCTCCAGGTCGGGCTGCACACCGGCGGAGCCTTCCCCCGGCGCCTCGCACGGCTGCTGGACGCGGGCCTGCTGGACTGGGTCGGCTTCGACGTCAAGGCCCCGCCCGGCCGTTACGAGCGGGTCACCGGCATCGGCCACGCGGCCGCCTCGGCGGAGCGCAGCCTGCGCCTCCTCCTGGGCTCCGGCGTACCCCACCAGCTCCGCACCACCGTGGACCCGGCCCTCCTGGACCCGCCCGCGATGGCGGAGCTGGACGACTGGCTCGCCGGCCTGGGCGCCGGGGCCACGCTCCGCCAGGAGATGCGCCCGCCGGGGCGGACGGCAATGTAGGGGCCCCGGCGTCCCGATCCGCCCGGGGCGTGCCGCCGTGCGCCCTGGCGTCCGCGGACCGGCGTGGGTCACCCTGGTGGCGGACGTGTCCGTCACGACCGGGGGGGCATCGCAGATGGAGAGTCGGCCAAGGCCGTTCACACACGACATGGTCGTGGTCCACCGGATGTTCCGGCGGGAGTTCCACGAGGCGGCGGACCGGGTGCGCAGGGCGCCCGAAGGGGGCCGCGGGCAGGTCAAACGGGTCGCGGAGCGGCTGATGCTGCTGCTGGAGACCCTGCACCACCACCACGCGGGCGAAGACGTGCTGCTGTGGCCGAAGCTGACCGAACGGCTTCCCGGCCAGGGGGATCTGTGGCGCCGGATGGAGGACCAGCACGAGGGCCTGGCGGAGCGCCTCGCCCTGGCCGCCGCGCTCCTGGACCGGTGGTCGGCCGTGGTGAACGAGCGGGACGGCGGAGAGCTGGTCGCCGTGCTCGAAGAGGTGTCGCGGTCGGTCGACGCGCACTTCGACGAGGAGGAGCGCGAAGTGCTGCCGCTGGTCCCCGGGGTGGTCTCGCGGGAGGAATGGGCGATGGTGGGCGAGGTGGCCAGGTCGGCGGTGCCGAAGAGCAAGCTGTTCACCGTCCTCGGGATGATCCTCGAGGACGCGGACGCCCAGGAGCGGGAGATGATCATCGGCGAGATGCCGCTCCCGCCCCGGGTGATCTGGCGCGCCGTCGGCGAGCGGAACTTCCGCCGGCGGGAGCTGCGGCTCCGGCAGGATCCGAAAGGGACGGCCTGAGCCCCTGTGGCGGGGTTCCGGGGCGGGTGGCGCCGGGAGATGATCCACTGGAACATCAGCGCCCCACCTTCACGGAGGTCCACGTGACCGCGCCCCACGCGTCGATACGCCCCGCGGAGTTCGCCGGCGGCCGGGCCCTGTTCGGGCTCGACCCCGCCGTCGCCCACCTCAACCACGGCTCCTTCGGCGCGGTGCCCCACCCGGTGCGGGAGCTCCAGGCCGCCCTGACGGCCGAGGCCCACGCCGACCCCGACGCCTTCTTCATCGGCGCCGCCGACCGCCTCGCCGCCGCCCGTACCCGGATCGCGGCCCGCCTCGGCGGCGCCGACCCGGACGGGCTCGCCTTCATCTCCAACGCCACCGAAGGCGCCAACATCGCCCTCGACGCCATCGCGCTCGCCGAAGGCGACGAGATCCTGGTGACCGACCACGGCTACGGCACCGTGGTCGAAGCCGCCGCACGCCGCGCCACCGTCACCACCGTCGCCCTGGATCCGCTCCTCCCCGACGAGGACGCCGTACGGGAAACCGTGCTGGCCGGGCTCACGCCGCGCACCAAGGTGGCCCTGCTCGACCACATCAGCTCGCCCACCGCCCGGGTCATCGCCTCGCCCCGGCTGCTCGCCGACCTCAGGGCCCGGGGCGTCACCACCGTCGTGGACGGCGCGCACGCGCCCGGCGCGCTCGCCGACCCGCTCGCCGGCGGCGCCGACTTCTGGGTCGGCAACCTCCACAAGTGGGGCTACGCCCCTTCGGGCACCGCGATCCTCGCCGTCGCCCCCGGCCACCGCGACCGGGTCCGTGCCCTCGTACCGTCCTGGGAGGACCACCACGGCTTCCCGCGCTCGGTCGAGTACCGCGCCACCGTCGACTACACCGGCTGGCTCGCCGCCCCCGAGGGCCTGGACCTCCTGGAGCGGCTCGACGCCGCCAAGGTACGGGCCCACAACAGCGCGCTGGCCGCCCACGGCGCCGCGCTGCTCGCCCGGATCGCCGGACTCACCCCGCTCCCGTACACCGAGGGCCTGCCCATGCGCGCCCTGCGGCTGCCCGCCGGAACGGCCGCGACCCGCGAGGACGCCACCGTCCTGCGCGAGCGGATCGCGGCGGAGGCGGGAATCCGGGTGCTGATCTGGCCGTGGGCGGGCGGTGGCGGCATCCGGGTGTGCGGGCAGGTCTACAACCGGGCCGAGGAGTACGAGCGCCTCGCCGAGGTCCTGCCCGCCTACCTGGGGTAGGGGGCAGGTGCCCAGGCATTCGTAAGGGCCGGGGCAGGTGCCCAGGCCCTCGTACGGGACCTTCAGCCGCGCCGGAGCAGGTACGTGTCCATGATCCAGCCCTTGCGGGCGCGGGCCTCGGCGCGCAGTTCCTCGATCCGGCCGGCCACCTCGGCCAGCTTCCCCGAGACCAGGATCTCGTCGGGGGTGCCCACGTAGGCGCCCCAGTAGATGTACAGGTCCTGGTCGAGGTGGGCCGTGAAGGCGTGCCGGGCGTCCAGCATCACCACCACGTCGTCCACATCGGCCGGCCAGCCCTCGGCGAGCCGCCGCCCGGTGGTGATCTGGACCGGCCGACCCACCCGGTTGAGGTTCGTGCGGTGCCGGGCCAGCAGCGAGGAGATGCTGCTGATGCCGGGCACCACCTCGTGCTCGAAGGCGACCCGGCCCTTCTCCAGCACCTCGTCGAGGATCGCGAGGGTGGAGTCGTAGAGCGAGGGATCGCCCCACACCAGGAACGCCCCGGTCTCGCCCTCCGCGAGGTCCTCGGCGATGAACCGCTCGAAGAGCTCGGCCCGCGCGCTGCGCCAGCCGTCCACGGTGGGGGTGTAGTCGGCGGGGGTCCGGTCTCGATCCGGGTCGCGGCCCTCCACCAGCCGGTGGCCGGGGCGGGCGTGCTCGTCGAGCATCGCGCGCCGCAGCCCGGTCAGATCCGCCTTCTCCTCGCCCTTCTCCAGGATGAGGAATGCGTCCGCCGCGCCGATCGCCTTGACCGCCTGGAGGGTCAGGTGGTCCGGGTCGCCCGCGCCTATGCCGATCACTGAGAACTTCTTCACCGGGCTATTCTGCCCGTCATGCGCGTCGCCCTGTTCGTCACCTGCGTCAACGACGCCCTGTACCCGCGCACCGGCATCGCCGTGGTCCGCCTCCTGGAGCGGCTCGGGGTGGACGTGGACTTCCCGGCGGCGCAGAGCTGCTGCGGGCAGCCGCAGTACAACACCGGCTACCGGCGCGAGGCCGAACCGCTGCTGCGGCGCACCGCCGGGGCCTTCGCCGGGTACGAGTACGTCGTCACCCCGTCGGGCTCCTGCGCCGCCATGATCCGCTCCCACTACCCCCGGATCGGGCACGCCGCCGAGGCGGAGGGGCGGGGTCCCGCGCTGGCCGCGCTGGCCGAAGACCTCGTACCGCGGGTGTACGAGCTCACGGAGTTCCTGGTGGACGTCCTCGGGGTGACGGACGTGGGCGCGTACTTCCCGCACACGGTCACCTACCA contains these protein-coding regions:
- the cobF gene encoding precorrin-6A synthase (deacetylating); the encoded protein is MKKFSVIGIGAGDPDHLTLQAVKAIGAADAFLILEKGEEKADLTGLRRAMLDEHARPGHRLVEGRDPDRDRTPADYTPTVDGWRSARAELFERFIAEDLAEGETGAFLVWGDPSLYDSTLAILDEVLEKGRVAFEHEVVPGISSISSLLARHRTNLNRVGRPVQITTGRRLAEGWPADVDDVVVMLDARHAFTAHLDQDLYIYWGAYVGTPDEILVSGKLAEVAGRIEELRAEARARKGWIMDTYLLRRG
- a CDS encoding anaerobic ribonucleoside-triphosphate reductase activating protein; this encodes MSTAAAPGPDVPAEVIRIGGWSRLSTCDWPGRLVTTVFCQGCPWRCGYCHNPGLLPARAPAAVSWDEVLGHLARRTGLLDGIVFSGGEPLLQRGLAQAVREARALGLQVGLHTGGAFPRRLARLLDAGLLDWVGFDVKAPPGRYERVTGIGHAAASAERSLRLLLGSGVPHQLRTTVDPALLDPPAMAELDDWLAGLGAGATLRQEMRPPGRTAM
- a CDS encoding (Fe-S)-binding protein; this translates as MRVALFVTCVNDALYPRTGIAVVRLLERLGVDVDFPAAQSCCGQPQYNTGYRREAEPLLRRTAGAFAGYEYVVTPSGSCAAMIRSHYPRIGHAAEAEGRGPALAALAEDLVPRVYELTEFLVDVLGVTDVGAYFPHTVTYHPSCHGLRGLGLGDRPRRLLEAVRGLELRELPGAEECCGFGGTFAVKNPDVSAAMGADKIGSAVATGADVLCGADNSCLAHLDGILRRAGAPLRALHLAEILAATEEDTPR
- a CDS encoding hemerythrin domain-containing protein; the protein is MVVVHRMFRREFHEAADRVRRAPEGGRGQVKRVAERLMLLLETLHHHHAGEDVLLWPKLTERLPGQGDLWRRMEDQHEGLAERLALAAALLDRWSAVVNERDGGELVAVLEEVSRSVDAHFDEEEREVLPLVPGVVSREEWAMVGEVARSAVPKSKLFTVLGMILEDADAQEREMIIGEMPLPPRVIWRAVGERNFRRRELRLRQDPKGTA
- a CDS encoding aminotransferase class V-fold PLP-dependent enzyme — protein: MTAPHASIRPAEFAGGRALFGLDPAVAHLNHGSFGAVPHPVRELQAALTAEAHADPDAFFIGAADRLAAARTRIAARLGGADPDGLAFISNATEGANIALDAIALAEGDEILVTDHGYGTVVEAAARRATVTTVALDPLLPDEDAVRETVLAGLTPRTKVALLDHISSPTARVIASPRLLADLRARGVTTVVDGAHAPGALADPLAGGADFWVGNLHKWGYAPSGTAILAVAPGHRDRVRALVPSWEDHHGFPRSVEYRATVDYTGWLAAPEGLDLLERLDAAKVRAHNSALAAHGAALLARIAGLTPLPYTEGLPMRALRLPAGTAATREDATVLRERIAAEAGIRVLIWPWAGGGGIRVCGQVYNRAEEYERLAEVLPAYLG